One window of Salarias fasciatus unplaced genomic scaffold, fSalaFa1.1, whole genome shotgun sequence genomic DNA carries:
- the LOC115385745 gene encoding erythropoietin-like isoform X2, whose protein sequence is MLQKTGRRGLLALLLIVLEWTRPGLLSPLKPICDLRVLNHFIKEARDAEVAMKACREGCGLTEAVTVPQTTVDLDVWEKKNALDQAQEVQTGLWLLQVALGSLRSSVTNTALHSHIDNTIRNLPSINAVLRSLNFQEYTPPSSAAGLEGTWRVSSASELLQVHVNFLRGKVRLLLLDAQACQQDVS, encoded by the exons GACTGCTTGCCTTGCTGTTGATAGTACTGGAGTGGACCCGGCCAGGCCTGCTGTCCCCGCTGAAGCCAATCTGTGACCTGAGGGTCCTGAACCATTTCATCAAGGAGGCACGAGACGCCGAAGTCGCTATG AAGGCATGCAGAGAAGGCTGTGGCCTGACGGAGGCGGTAACTGTTCCCCAAACCACAGTGGACTTGGATGTCTGGGAGAAGAAAAAT GCACTGGATCAAGCTCAGGAAGTGCAGACCGGCTTGTGGCTTTTACAAGTGGCCCTCGGCTCGCTGCGGTCGTCGGTCACCAACACGGCTCTGCACAGCCACATAGACAACACCATCAGAAACCTGCCCAGCATCAACGCCGTGCTGCGGAGCCTCAACTTTCAG GAGTACACGCCGCCGTCGAGTGCAGCGGGGCTTGAGGGGACGTGGCGAGTGTCCTCGGCGTCGGAGCTGCTCCAGGTCCACGTCAACTTCCTGCGAGGCAAAGTGCGCCTCCTCCTCTTGGACGCACAGGCCTGTCAGCAAGACGTCAGCTGA
- the LOC115385746 gene encoding ribonuclease P protein subunit p20-like, with protein sequence MTEQRTPGMSAAPPTAPAHPDSGSQAVEMDPVEYTLRKRLPRKLPKRRNDVYVNMKTDFRAQLARCQKLLEGGGHREICVHGLGLAINRAINIALQLQASSQGALQLAANTSTVELVDDLEPEDPDEAGEPMTRTRNNSAIHIKVFYPDP encoded by the coding sequence ATGACGGAGCAACGCACCCCCGGCATGTCAGCCGCCCCTCCTACGGCCCCGGCACACCCGGACTCCGGCTCCCAGGCTGTGGAGATGGACCCAGTGGAGTACACCCTCCGAAAGCGCCTGCCCCGGAAACTCCCCAAGAGACGCAACGACGTCTACGTCAACATGAAGACCGACTTCCGGGCCCAGCTGGCGCGCTGTCAGAAGCTCCTGGAAGGCGGGGGTCACAGGGAGATCTGCGTCCACGGCTTGGGCCTGGCCATCAACAGGGCCATTAACATCGCCCTTCAGCTTCAAGCCAGCagccagggggcgctgcagctggCCGCCAACACCTCCACCGTGGAGCTGGTGGACGACCTGGAGCCCGAGGATCCGGACGAGGCGGGAGAGCCCATGACACGCACCCGCAACAATTCAGCTATTCATATTAAAGTGTTCTACCCTGACCCGTAG